Genomic window (Pseudomonas azadiae):
CCACTCGGCCATGGCGATTTCCTGCGGCAGGATCTGTTCGCAAGCCGCCTGAGTCTCGGTATCACCGGCTTCCTTCGCCGCGGCGATAAGCGCGGTGTAGCTGGAAATTTCCACATGTTCAAACACGTAACCGGCCATCGCGCCCTTGATGACTTCGTCACTCATCAGCGAGCCACCGACCGCCTGGCCGAAGGCCATCAGCTTGCCCCCCATGTCTTTCAGGGTCGACGCGCTCCCACCCAATCGCGTCAGGCACTGGTCAATCAGTTGTTGCTGGCCAAGGGTTTCCTCAATGTGCTGGTCGATCCGCGCCTTGAGCTGAGGGTAATGCTCCAGGCGCTCGGACTGCGCCTTAAGCATCTTTTCGGCCTGCTGCTCCATCGCATGGGCATCACGCAGCCAATCGAGCAGGTTTTCCTGTGGAGTCGCCATATCGTTAGTCCTCTTGATGAAAAAATGGCATGCGCCGCACGCCCGAAAGCGTGCGGTTGTATCAGGTTAAATGTCAGGCTTGGGCTGGAAACCCGAACCCAGGTCAGCACCGGTCACGGGGTCGCTGGAAGGGTCCGAAAGCGTGCGAACCTTCATCGCACTCAACATCGCTTCATCATCGGCGTCCAGCTGCACGGTGGCCAAGCCATCGCCGCCATCGACCGCGGGTTGCGGGCTTTCCACGAACTCCCACTCTTCGCCCTGGTTCCACGGGCCACGCATACTTTCCGCGCCTTGGGACATGTTGAAGTACACATTGGTGAATTCCGGCATGCCCGGCAGCTTGCCCTGGGGGAAGTTCGGCTGGATCGCATGCAGCGCCTTTTCAAAGGAAAGCTGGTGCGCGATTTCCCGGGTCATCAAAAAGCCCAGGGCCTCTTTTACGCCTGGATCATCCGTAACATTCATGAGCCGCTCGTAGACCATTTTGGCGCGGGCTTCGGCTGCGATATTGGAGCGCATGTCGGCGGT
Coding sequences:
- a CDS encoding ferritin-like domain-containing protein, whose product is MATPQENLLDWLRDAHAMEQQAEKMLKAQSERLEHYPQLKARIDQHIEETLGQQQLIDQCLTRLGGSASTLKDMGGKLMAFGQAVGGSLMSDEVIKGAMAGYVFEHVEISSYTALIAAAKEAGDTETQAACEQILPQEIAMAEWLLEHLPELTQAFLRRSADPDKEAKR
- a CDS encoding manganese catalase family protein, which gives rise to MFLHNKRLQYTVRVAEPNPGLANLLLEQFGGAHGELAAASRYFTQALAEDDPGRKDLLMDIATEELSHLEVIGSIIVMLNKGAKGRIAEGVEEEGELYRSLNGAGNDSHITTLLYGGGAPLVNSAGVPWTAAYIDTIGEPTADMRSNIAAEARAKMVYERLMNVTDDPGVKEALGFLMTREIAHQLSFEKALHAIQPNFPQGKLPGMPEFTNVYFNMSQGAESMRGPWNQGEEWEFVESPQPAVDGGDGLATVQLDADDEAMLSAMKVRTLSDPSSDPVTGADLGSGFQPKPDI